One stretch of Sphingobacteriales bacterium DNA includes these proteins:
- a CDS encoding phosphotransferase — MLILNELFYRHFDQIAKETLKLPASGSVREYYRLKSGNSTAIGAFNKDIRENMAFFTLTRHFRWLGLNVPDIFEVETDQKHYLLQDLGDTTLFSYLQEAGSEDKISEKYFSAVENLLDFQFIGHRGLDYNICYPRKAFDKQSMMWDLNYFKHYFIRLAGVTFDEQALENDFHTFTNFLMQAGTDNFMFRDFQSRNIMVFGEKLYFIDYQGGRRGPLQYDLASLLFDAKANLSPEFRLKVMEHYIETGKKQFGINPEIFNKFFYPIVLIRIMQAFGAYGYRGFFERKTHFLQSIPFALKNLEWIFDHYRPELHLPELYRVFEQILVSKTLSELSFTPASGLTVSINSFSYKKSYPLDNSGNGGGFVFDCRFLPNPGRFAEYAELNGKDPRVIAFLESKQETNEFLKNVFAITDAAISNYLERKFYHLMISFGCTGGQHRSVYFAEKLAQRYAGMQGVNVRVKHFELDKS, encoded by the coding sequence ATACTTATACTTAATGAATTATTCTACAGGCACTTCGATCAAATCGCAAAGGAAACTTTAAAACTGCCTGCTTCAGGATCGGTAAGGGAATATTACCGGTTAAAGTCAGGCAATTCAACGGCTATAGGTGCATTCAACAAAGATATCAGGGAAAACATGGCATTTTTTACCCTTACACGTCATTTCAGATGGCTCGGATTAAATGTCCCTGATATTTTTGAAGTAGAAACCGACCAAAAGCATTATCTTCTGCAGGATTTAGGCGACACAACACTTTTCAGCTATTTACAGGAAGCCGGATCTGAAGATAAAATAAGCGAAAAATATTTTTCAGCAGTTGAAAACCTGCTTGACTTTCAGTTTATCGGCCATCGCGGACTTGATTACAATATCTGTTACCCACGCAAAGCCTTTGATAAGCAATCCATGATGTGGGACCTGAACTATTTCAAGCATTATTTTATTCGCCTTGCAGGTGTAACTTTTGATGAACAGGCACTTGAAAATGACTTCCACACTTTTACCAACTTCCTTATGCAAGCCGGAACCGACAATTTTATGTTTCGTGATTTTCAGTCAAGAAACATTATGGTTTTCGGAGAAAAACTTTATTTTATTGATTACCAGGGAGGAAGGCGTGGCCCACTTCAATACGATCTGGCCTCTCTCCTGTTTGATGCAAAAGCTAACCTGTCGCCTGAGTTCAGGTTGAAGGTGATGGAACATTACATCGAAACGGGGAAAAAACAATTTGGTATCAATCCGGAAATTTTCAATAAGTTTTTTTATCCTATTGTGTTGATCCGCATCATGCAGGCTTTCGGGGCTTATGGATACAGAGGCTTTTTTGAAAGAAAAACACATTTTCTCCAAAGTATTCCTTTTGCCCTGAAAAATCTTGAATGGATTTTTGACCATTACAGGCCTGAGCTACATCTGCCTGAACTGTACAGAGTTTTTGAACAGATACTTGTCAGTAAAACCCTCAGCGAGCTTAGTTTTACACCAGCCAGTGGGTTGACAGTTTCCATCAACAGTTTCAGCTATAAAAAGAGCTATCCGCTCGATAACAGCGGAAATGGCGGTGGTTTTGTCTTTGACTGCCGCTTTTTACCCAATCCCGGACGCTTTGCAGAATATGCAGAATTGAATGGAAAAGACCCGAGAGTCATTGCCTTTCTTGAATCAAAGCAAGAGACCAACGAATTCCTGAAAAATGTGTTTGCCATTACTGATGCTGCTATTTCAAATTACCTTGAAAGGAAATTTTATCACCTCATGATTTCTTTTGGATGTACGGGTGGTCAACACCGCTCAGTCTATTTTGCCGAAAAGCTGGCCCAAAGATATGCCGGTATGCAGGGCGTTAACGTCAGGGTCAAACATTTTGAACTTGACAAATCATGA
- a CDS encoding nucleotidyltransferase family protein codes for MKKAMILAAGKGTRLKPFTDTMPKALFPLNGTPILEIVIQRLIKYGFKDIIINVHHFAEKIEEFLQINNNFDINITFSHEENLLETGGGLKKASWFFEKSGYFLVHNVDIISDLNLEEFFTYSVENQSIATLAVSERDSSRYFLFDSEMNLKGWRNTKTGETIIYENSALRPYAFSGIQVLSDSIFQFFPEKDVFSLTELYLTVCGRQQVRGYLHSAGNWMDVGKTVSG; via the coding sequence ATGAAAAAAGCGATGATTCTGGCAGCAGGCAAAGGCACAAGGTTAAAACCTTTCACCGATACCATGCCCAAAGCACTATTTCCTCTTAATGGAACACCAATCTTAGAAATTGTAATTCAAAGACTTATAAAATACGGTTTTAAAGACATCATTATCAATGTTCATCATTTTGCCGAAAAAATTGAAGAATTCTTACAAATTAACAACAATTTTGACATCAACATCACTTTCTCCCATGAGGAAAATCTTCTTGAAACAGGAGGCGGCTTAAAAAAAGCTTCCTGGTTTTTTGAAAAAAGCGGCTATTTTCTGGTTCACAATGTTGACATCATCTCTGATCTGAATTTAGAAGAGTTTTTTACTTATTCAGTTGAAAATCAAAGTATTGCAACATTAGCTGTTTCAGAACGGGATTCTTCGCGTTATTTTTTATTTGACTCAGAGATGAATTTAAAAGGTTGGCGAAACACAAAGACTGGCGAAACCATCATTTATGAAAATTCCGCACTTCGGCCTTATGCTTTCAGTGGCATTCAGGTCTTGTCCGATTCTATTTTTCAGTTTTTCCCCGAAAAAGATGTTTTCTCCCTCACGGAACTATATTTAACAGTCTGCGGTCGGCAGCAAGTCAGGGGATATCTGCATAGTGCAGGAAACTGGATGGATGTCGGTAAAACGGTCAGCGGATAA
- a CDS encoding transketolase, giving the protein MESAEINNLQKIATQVRRDIIRMTNHAKSGHPGGALGAADLLTVLFFHTMHIDPDKYTDTGIGEDVFFLSNGHLSALFYSILARRGYFDVDELSTFRKLNSRLQGHPASVDNIPGIRISSGSLGQGLSVAIGHALAKKLNNDNHLVYVLCGDGELQEGQNWEAFMFAAHHKVDNLIAIIDFNNKQIDGNVSDVMSLGSLEDKMKAFGWYTLNMDGHSYKDIIASLQVAGQVSGQSKPVCIIMHSVMGKGVDFMENNHHWHGVAPDDDQTIRALAQLPETLGDFKII; this is encoded by the coding sequence ATGGAGAGCGCAGAAATAAATAATTTGCAAAAAATTGCCACCCAGGTCAGAAGAGATATTATCAGAATGACCAACCATGCGAAATCAGGACATCCGGGCGGGGCACTCGGAGCAGCTGACTTACTTACCGTTCTGTTTTTTCATACCATGCATATCGACCCTGATAAATACACTGACACCGGAATAGGCGAAGATGTTTTTTTTCTTTCAAACGGCCACCTTTCTGCCCTGTTTTACAGCATTCTGGCCAGAAGAGGTTATTTCGATGTGGATGAACTTTCAACTTTCAGAAAGCTGAACAGCCGCCTTCAGGGGCACCCTGCTTCTGTCGATAATATCCCTGGTATCCGAATTTCAAGCGGTTCACTCGGACAAGGTTTAAGCGTTGCCATCGGACATGCTTTGGCAAAGAAACTCAACAACGACAATCATCTTGTTTATGTTTTATGCGGAGATGGTGAACTACAGGAAGGACAAAACTGGGAAGCTTTTATGTTCGCTGCTCATCATAAAGTTGACAATCTCATTGCCATTATTGATTTCAACAATAAACAAATTGACGGAAACGTTAGTGATGTCATGTCATTAGGTTCACTCGAAGATAAAATGAAAGCCTTTGGCTGGTACACCCTTAACATGGATGGACATTCCTATAAAGATATTATTGCCTCACTTCAGGTAGCTGGTCAGGTATCCGGACAGTCAAAACCTGTCTGCATCATCATGCACTCCGTCATGGGAAAGGGTGTTGATTTTATGGAAAACAACCATCATTGGCATGGAGTAGCTCCTGATGATGATCAAACTATTCGTGCACTCGCACAATTGCCTGAAACTTTAGGAGATTTTAAAATAATCTGA
- a CDS encoding VWA domain-containing protein → MKLISKTLIILLLLITTQSNVFSQNPKTRILFLLDGSGSMWGLFEKEVKIDVAKRLLTKLVDSISQNKEVEMALRAYGHVSPKVKQDCKDTRLEVPFGPDNKDQIIARLKEIRPKGTTPIAYSLSVAANDFPRANNVRNIIILITDGIEECGGDPCQVSLSLQKRGIMLKPFIIGLGINEDLISQLDCAGNFFNATDENSFEKILNVVISNALNNTTAQVNLLDSYGKATETDVDMTFYESKKGMIMYNFYHTLNDAGLPDTLFIDPFMNYNLVVHTLPPVTKENISLNHGKHNIIAVNAPQGYLNLVIKGITQYKNLIAVVKKAGGTETVYAQEFNTLQKYLVGRYDLEILSLPRIYVKDVEIKQSSTTTIEVEQPGKIVIYSSTPMIGSIFRTVNGKLEWVTNLDDKLLTQVLIMQPGTYILSYRRKNARSTFYTNDKEFVVSSGTSLSINLK, encoded by the coding sequence ATGAAACTAATCTCTAAAACGCTGATAATTTTATTATTACTAATAACAACTCAGTCAAATGTTTTTTCACAAAATCCAAAAACACGCATCCTTTTCCTGCTTGACGGATCAGGTAGCATGTGGGGATTATTTGAAAAAGAAGTAAAAATTGATGTTGCCAAACGACTTTTGACCAAACTTGTTGATAGTATTTCCCAAAATAAGGAGGTTGAAATGGCGCTAAGGGCTTACGGGCATGTCAGTCCAAAGGTAAAACAGGATTGTAAGGATACACGTCTGGAAGTACCTTTCGGCCCCGACAATAAGGATCAGATTATTGCCAGGCTTAAAGAAATCCGGCCAAAAGGAACGACACCAATTGCGTATTCTCTTTCAGTGGCAGCAAACGACTTCCCTCGTGCCAACAATGTCAGAAACATCATCATTTTGATTACTGATGGCATCGAAGAATGCGGAGGTGACCCTTGTCAGGTTTCCCTTTCACTTCAGAAGAGAGGCATCATGCTAAAACCTTTTATCATTGGGTTAGGCATCAATGAAGATTTGATCAGTCAGCTGGACTGTGCCGGAAATTTCTTTAATGCCACCGATGAAAATTCTTTTGAAAAAATCCTTAATGTGGTCATTTCCAATGCTTTAAACAACACTACAGCCCAGGTAAACCTGCTCGACAGTTATGGAAAAGCAACAGAAACCGATGTTGACATGACCTTTTACGAAAGCAAAAAAGGTATGATTATGTACAACTTCTATCATACCCTGAATGATGCCGGACTACCTGATACCCTTTTCATTGATCCTTTTATGAATTATAATCTTGTCGTTCATACACTTCCACCTGTTACAAAAGAAAATATATCTCTGAATCATGGCAAACATAATATCATTGCCGTGAATGCACCTCAGGGCTATTTAAATCTGGTGATAAAAGGAATTACTCAGTATAAGAACCTGATAGCAGTTGTTAAAAAAGCAGGCGGAACAGAAACGGTTTATGCACAGGAATTTAATACGTTACAAAAATATCTGGTCGGGAGGTATGATCTGGAGATTCTTAGCCTGCCGCGGATTTACGTTAAAGATGTTGAAATCAAGCAAAGTTCAACAACAACCATTGAAGTTGAGCAACCAGGTAAAATAGTTATTTATTCGTCAACTCCCATGATAGGATCCATTTTCAGGACTGTCAACGGAAAACTGGAATGGGTTACCAACCTTGACGACAAGCTTCTGACTCAGGTGCTGATCATGCAACCCGGCACCTATATTTTATCCTACCGCAGAAAAAATGCGCGTAGTACTTTCTACACCAATGACAAAGAGTTTGTGGTTTCATCAGGAACATCCCTCAGTATCAATTTAAAATAA
- a CDS encoding transketolase family protein, with amino-acid sequence MKEYPVINIKSTRAGFGDALFEVGMKNKDIVALSADLSDSVKMTKFRQAFPERFFQVGIAEANMIGIAAGLATGGKIPFTGTFANFSTGRVYDQIRQSVAYSKKNVKICASHSGLTVGEDGATHQILEDIGLMKMLPNMTVINTCDYNQTRQAVHAISDFDGPVYLRFGRPDVPNFIPDDMPFEIGKGIILNEGTDITVFATGHLVWKALVACKILEEKGISAEIINIHTIKPLDKELILNSVHKTLCAISVEEHQKSGGMGESIASLLSAELPVFFEVVGVNDVFGESGKPEELLTKFGLSENHIVEAALKILKKKTH; translated from the coding sequence ATGAAAGAATATCCAGTAATCAACATCAAATCAACCCGTGCCGGTTTTGGAGATGCCCTTTTCGAAGTTGGCATGAAGAATAAAGATATTGTTGCACTTTCAGCCGATTTGTCCGATTCCGTTAAAATGACCAAATTCAGGCAAGCTTTCCCTGAACGCTTCTTTCAGGTCGGAATAGCCGAAGCAAATATGATAGGTATAGCTGCAGGACTGGCTACCGGAGGAAAAATACCTTTTACAGGTACATTTGCCAATTTTTCAACTGGCCGGGTTTACGATCAGATCAGACAATCAGTGGCTTACAGCAAGAAAAATGTTAAAATATGTGCCTCCCATTCGGGACTGACAGTGGGTGAAGACGGAGCCACGCACCAGATTCTGGAAGACATCGGACTAATGAAAATGCTGCCCAATATGACGGTTATTAACACCTGCGATTACAATCAGACCAGGCAGGCCGTTCATGCGATTTCTGATTTTGATGGCCCGGTTTATCTTCGTTTCGGCAGACCTGATGTCCCTAACTTTATTCCTGATGATATGCCCTTTGAAATAGGGAAAGGAATAATTTTAAATGAAGGCACAGATATTACGGTTTTTGCTACCGGACATCTGGTATGGAAAGCCCTTGTGGCTTGTAAAATACTTGAAGAAAAAGGAATCAGCGCAGAAATCATAAATATTCATACCATAAAACCACTTGACAAAGAACTGATTCTGAATTCTGTACATAAGACACTCTGCGCCATCAGCGTTGAAGAACATCAGAAGTCAGGTGGAATGGGCGAAAGCATTGCCTCCTTGCTGTCTGCCGAATTGCCAGTATTTTTTGAGGTTGTCGGTGTTAATGATGTCTTTGGTGAAAGCGGTAAACCGGAAGAGCTTTTAACAAAATTTGGACTTTCTGAAAATCATATTGTTGAAGCTGCTTTAAAAATTTTGAAGAAAA